aaaagagaggaaaaaaagatCTTGCTAATTGGGTTTAGATTTTTGGATAGAAATATGTGATATATCTAGCACGATAATGGCTAATCTATATGATATGTTTCTAAGTGATTACGCTTTGAAAATTCTTGCCATTGTTGTTTTTGGCTGGCAGGATTGGGACCGGGCACTTCTCCCTTATTCAATATTGCATCTTCTACACCTGCTCGCAAGACTGGTGCTGATGATTTCTTGAACTCCGACAATGataaaaatgattatgactGGTAAGAGTGgtatctttaaattttttttaccaacTTTCTTTAAAAGGTTCGAACTTTTTCTACATGTTTTGATGTTGGGAATAGTGTGCATGTGCTTAAGATAAAAGGGTTCATTGTAAAGATTTGCTAACTTTGTGTGTATTCGTTATGAGAAAACTCTTATGCTCTGGAAGACTATAGATGCATTATTTGCGTTTCTGCTTTAAGGTTTAGAACCATTTTTATTGAAGCTGAGAAGAACAGAAACGAATCATTGCAGCTTGAcaatttaaaattgattaacTTATCCTTGGGTGCTTGCCACAAATTAGCATGCCAATTTCATTCATGTTGGTTTCCATTGTGTCAAAAACCTGCTATTTTACTGTTCTTCTTGCTCCCAAGttctaaaatcctaagttcTTATTCATTCCAACTTTCTGGttattttcaaagttttaaacaaCCTTCTTTAtcatttgagaaaatagagttggaagaaagaaaagaagaaataatgtGCAGATAATTCTTACGAGGGACTACTGGAAAATATTGAATGATTTTATTAACTAGAAACTTCTTCTGGAACAAAAAGATGATTCAACCTCAGTAATAACTCCTAGATGCCTCTGTTTTAGAAGTTAGATGAAGAGTGGCTACTGTACTAATAACTCCTAGATGATTCTTCCAGTTTCACACTCTAGATCTGTTGGACAACAGTATCAACTGAACCTTGCAGATACTGTAACTATTCGCCCTGTCATCTTCACTCTTTTAGGCATTGGGAATATGGGATTCTGTTGGAAATTAATGacttttctttttgtcatttttcaaattaatatttcttattaCCAATCAGAAGTAAATTTTAGTTCTTTTAGGCCTGTTTAATTGCTATGGCCCAATTTTGGCTTGTGTATGGTGGACTTAGATTTCTTGGTTCTTCTGAGGAATTGGTCAAGTTGTTGCACATTGATATAAAACAAGTTTCTCCTGGGATAgtaattaatatgatttttcttttgtgttcaGGCTTCTAACTCCTCCAGGAACTCCTCTTTTTCCTTCATTGGAGATGGAATCACAGAAAACTGTCATGAGTCAGATTGGAACTCCTAAAGCTCGCCCTACTGCATTGAAATCTAGAGTAAGGGTAACATTTGAACTTGTGGTCTTTTATTTCTCTGAGATAGATAATAGACTTTAGAATTTGGCATTTTGTGAAATAATTGTAAATCAGAACTGTGATGCTTCTGTTATTATTTAAACTTCTGGTCCATGTAATAGGCTTTAAGAATCTATTGAATGGCATATAACAGATTTAGGGTTttcatttgttatttttctcaaaaccaaAGTAgactcataaatttttttatctgttAGAACAATCTGAGGGTCCACAATGGTTTCTTTATTACTACCTTAAACCACCActgggaaaaaagaaaatgaaacacACTAACATTAAAAAAGCTTGCTGGATGGTACATGTCCGCACAGAGACAGACAGACAAAAAAGCTTGTTGTCGAGGGTGTGTTGATCCTGCATTGGATGTGTACTGTGTAACCTTGGGCTACTGAAGGGGTTATAGACAGCACCACCCTTGACATTACACAAGAAAATGCCACCCTTGACATTacacaagaaaatgaaaatgtctGAACTGCTCATATATTTGATAACTTAAATGGTGTATTCTGGGAAGTACATTCAAGCTTTTGAGATTTGTCTGAGGGTTTATAAAATAAGTGAACTCTTTAGCATAGACTTAAATGATCCATAAACGCTAGTGCTTCTGCTCATAAcgtcttctctttctctcttttgtgACATATCCTAGTTTCTATATGCTGGAAGTCATGAATTTTTGTAACTCTTTTATCACTGGTTTGACATAACTGCAGCTAGCAAACCCCCAGCCAGAGCTTCCAGGCAGGAGCAACTTAGCATCTAGACAGCCAACATCATCTCCTGGGTTAAATACTTCAAGTACAGGAGTTCGCAGGCCCTCATCTTCAGGGGGTTCAAGGCCTTCCACACCAACTGGACGCCCCACATCAGCCTCTGCAATTAAACCTACAGTGGCCATAACTAAATCCACATCGGCTTccatttccaaacctacaacTACCACTGTCTCTAAACCTTCAAGGTCATCTACACCTACTTCTAGGGCTACATTGCCTTCAAGGTCTTCAACACCTACTTCTAGGGCTACAGTGTCTTCAACTAAGCCAACTGCCCCAGCAAGATCATCCACTCCTGTGTCCAGGAGTACTGCTAGATCATCAACACCAACGTCCAGGCCTACCTTACCAGCATCCAGACCTACATCAAATACTGCAAGATCTTCAACGCCAACATCTAGACCTACCTTACCATCAAGAGCAGCAACACCAACTCGTAGAGCAGCTGCTGTTCCTACTTTAGCAAGTTCATCTGCTCTTCCAGTTAAGTCTTCTTCTTTGGTAGTGAAGTCAGGTCCTGCAACAGCTGCAAAACCGGTGCCACCACGCACTAGTTCACCAACAGTAAAATCCAGACCGTGGAAGCCTTCAGAGATGCCTGGTTTCTCCCTTGATGCGCCACCAAATTTAAGGACCTCCCTTCCTGACAGGCCACTTTCAGCCACTAGGGGCAGGCCTGGAGCACCAACTGCCCGTTCTTCTTCTGTTGAGCCTGTTTCTAATGGAAGGGTCAGACGGCAATCATGCTCTCCATCTAGAGGCCGACCTCCCAATGGCATCATCCATAACAGTGGAAGCTCTGTTCCTGCAGTCAGTCGTATACATGCTAAAGCTAATGACAATGTGAGTCCTGTTTTGATTGGAACCAAGATGGTTGAAAGAGTAATTAATATGAGGAAACTGGCTCCACCAAAGCAAGATGACAAGCATTCTCCTCATAGCAACTTATCTGGGAAATCTTCATCTCCTGACAGCTCAGGCTTTGGAAGAACATTGTCAAAGAAATCTCTTGATATGGCTATAAGGCATATGGTATGTATTTTCTTCCTTTGGTTATGGAATGATAAGCTACGGTAAGTACGGCTAGGATTCCCAGTGTCTGCATGATATACTCTAATACCATCTTgataagtttaattttcttattcacATTGACGTGGTTCTCCCTGAATATAATCCAGCCAATCTTATGTCCAATGTTCTCAGAATTTACCCTTTATTATTCCTCTTTATGTATTATAGCTATGCTGACAAGAACAGGTTTCTCTTTCAATAGAATAAATTTAAGGGGTCTTCTTATTGACTGTATATTCACCTGACCAGGATATAAGGCGAAGCGTTCCAGGTAACTTAAGACCACTGATGACGAATATACCAGCGTCCTCTATGTATAGTGTGAGATCGGGGCCTGCTCGAAGCAGGACCATTAGTGTATCCGACTCTCCTCTTGCAACAAGCAGTAATGCCAGTTCTGAAGTGAGTGTCAACAATGGCCTGTGTGTGGATGCAAGCATCGATGATGATATTAACAGTGATAAAGGTGCCCGATCTCCTGCCAGTGTCCGGGGTAGGTGATGATTGGCGCCCTTTGAGCCTGTAGATTGGGACCTTCTATGCTATGATATTAACTGGTGGTCTTATCCACTTTGTGATTTTGTCCTCGATCTCAATGGGCATGATAGCTCAAAGGCAATTGCTTTCTGGAGAAGAAAATAGCTGACGACCCGGCTCCTGTGATTGGTGTAAAGTCAGAATGGATTCCATACCTAAGTTCATCATACTTGTCAAAAATACTGTTGTACTTAACTCAAATGCTGTGCCATCTTTGGCCCTCATATTCTGCAACCATATAGTCGTCCTAGTCCTAGATGCCGTTGTACTACTAAAATTCAAATCCTGATCCGTCTTTGAGCCTATTTTTCTGGTTCATTCTGAACTTGCTTGAGAATGTTGGCATTATGGTTAAGGATATGGTATGAAAGTAATGTCCAATTAGCCTCTATATTTACAGTAAATTTGTTTCATGAACCAGTGCTGTACTTTTCTTCAGacatttcaaatcttcttgCCCATGCATGCAATAAGTGGACAAAACGCTGTGTTGATTTGCTTGAATTGAATGCAGAATACAACCTTATTAGTCGTTTAATTTGGGAGACTAAGCAGGGTTTGCCTTGATGCGTAGAATCTGTGCCCTGCTTTAACGATGGTGGGACATGATTTTAGAGAAGCAAGCAAGCAACCAACCAAAAACAATTTGGTTTAGTTAATGAATTGAAGAGAACTAACCAGTTAATGTGGGGTTTGGGTCCCAAGAAGTGATGCAAGGCAAAAGCAATCAGAAGATAGAAATAGGTGAGACTGAGACTTGGACTGAGAGAGGCCATTTGGAGTTTGGACCACTGCCCTTGGAACAGCAGGATCTGAGGAGCAAAGAGAGAATAATAGCGGAAAAAGTAGAGGTATATATATCTGGATTAAGGCACGACTGGGCGGGACCAGTACTTGCCTGTTGCCTGCCCACAAAATTCAAGCTTTATGAAtgaagcttatatatatatatatatatatcagcatcACCATATCAATTGCAAATTGCAATGGCCACAAGAAGGATTTCATCAACACATCTTTCCCTACTTGCCTTTGTCAACATGCCAGCAGCAATGTGGACTACGACTTTTCCAGTTGAAGTCTGGATGAGACAACTATTAGCCATGTGAGTCCAATTATTGAGGCATTTTAATTGTATATATCAATATCAAACTGAAAAATAGGGAATAAATATAGAAGGGTGTCTTAATGCACAAAATTCTTGCTTTGCGAGGAGTAcaatagataatttttatatggCTGTCGACATCAGGCCTGTTAGATATGGCCTGAGATCTTGTGTAAatcacttttattttcttagCCCTTTTAAACATTTTCCACATATAACATCAATTGTTGTCTTTGTGACACAACGGTAGATTTGTAATTAAAGAATCTTTAAttagatttttcaaatcttacaaGAAAGAACACAATTAGAGGGCACAAAAAAATCCTACGCCTACATCATTTAGAGGGAGGGGTGGTTACTTCACTTCTTGGGAAAGTAGTGGAACTAATGGTTGGCCTAGCTGGCAATTTATGCTAAGTCAAGGGAATTTGTGGAACTTTATGCTACTTCActtccaatgcttaagtcaagCATGCAAATTTGCAGAAGGCTCGTCAATGGTATTGAACCTAATATtagagatatatttttttagaatgagaGTTCACTTACTTATAGAGGAGCATGCGAATTTTGTGATAAACATTCTCGGTATTTTGAGATTAACTAGGATTAGAACTTTTATGGATAATGCTTATCCTTTACTGAATTATTGGAGGGATTTTCAGATGTCAGAGTATATCATGTTCGTGTTTTTCTCGAGACTTCCTTACAAGAGATAAAGGCTTCAGGGAGACCTTCCAATCTCTAGAAACCTTTCTTGTTAGCCTTTTTCTTGAGACTGTTGACAGTTTTCCAGATACTAAAGATAGTCTCTTGAGTTTCTTCTTGAGTTTCGAGTTTACCTCTTTCTCTTCTCGAAATTGAAGACAATCTTTCAAAGATTGAACAATTTGTTGAGTTTTGAGGCATATACCTATTGTTGCTTGAATACAATAACTAAAATTTGTTTATTcgagaaagcccaagaagttgGTAGAACTTGGCGTAGAACAAGGTCATCCGGGGAAGTGCCAGGAGAGGCTCGATCCATTGTCTACGAGAAGCTAATTGTCTAGGAAAGGATTGTAGGGACCCTGCTCTCGAAGATCCCACCACCACTAGGAATTCGAAAGGATGTGCCAAAAAGGTTGATATTCATCAATAATATCAACCTTAAAgcatacataattttttaaaggatATTTAGAACTttgaaaaacattaaaaattaccTCATCTTCCCCAACTCTCAAAGTTAGTTTACCTTGTTACACATCAATCAAAGCTCTTTTAGTAGCAAGGAAAGAACGACCAAGAATGAGAGGTACCTCTCTATCTTCCTCCATATCAAGCACAATAAAATCTactagaaaaatgaaattttccaCTTTGACAAGAACATCTTCAATGACTCCTAGTAGATATTTTACAGACCTATCTATCAATTGCAAAGAAATAGTTATAGGCTTCACTTCACGTAAACCCAATTTcctaaaaacaaagaaagacaTTAAGTTAATACTTGCACCAAGATCACATagagttttattaaatttagaatTCCCAATATTGCAAGGTATAGTAAAACTCCATGGATCTTTTAACTTTGGAggtaatttgttttgaattataGCATTGCACTCCTCAGTCAGCATTACTATTTCATGGTCATCTAACCTCCTCTTCTTGGATagaatttctttcaaaaacttggCATAGCTTGGCATTTGAGCTAATGCTTCTGCAAAAGGAATATTAATGTGAAGTTTTTTAAACACATcaagaaatttcaagaaattcttaTCTTCATTGTGTTGGTGAAGTTCTTGTGGAAAAGGAACTGGAGGAACATAAGGTTTGACTAGCTCTTGCTTGTATTCctcttgtttgttttttttcttcattgtgtGATTTTTCTTGAGGTAGAGGCATTGTCTTGGTTGAATTTTTCCCATGCCTTTTTGTTATTGCCCCTCTAGCTTTTTGCCACTTCTAAGAGTGATGGCTTTTACATGCTCTTTAGGATTTATTTCAGTGTTGCTTGGTAGTGCACCTTGAGATCTTGTTGCCAATGTGTTAGCCAATTGCCCCATTTGTACTTCCAAATTCCTTATGGCAGCTTGTTGATTTTGGAAGTTTGTTTTTGTCTCTGTCATGAACTCTGTTGTGGCCTTAGTGAGTGTTGGCACCAAATCTTCTAAGGATGTCTTTTTTTCTTGAGGCTAAAATCCAGGTGCAGGTACCTTtacattattttgatttttgctCTATGAGAAATTTGGGTGATTTCTCCACATTGGATTGTAATTATTGAagtatgaattatttttttgtcgATTGGAATTTGAAATATAGTGAGCTTGCTCCGCACTCAATGTTGCAAAAGGATTTCCAGCTTGATATTTGCTTGTAACATGTTGCCTAACACACAATTCACAAACCTGCATAACATAATGAACAACATTAATATACTCAATTGATCTaatcttttataaatagagtCTACCTTAGCATTTAAAGCAATAAATGCTTCAATTTCATGTATCCCAGCTGGTCTTTCTGGCATAGTTCTTTCTGAAGGCCATTGATAATTATTTGCAcccatttcttttatcaaatcATAAGCATCTTCGTTGGATTTGCTCATCAAAGCTCATCCAGCTGCTGCATCAATGGTGATCCTTGTTGGATGGCTTAATCCGCCGTAAAATGTTTGGACCAATAACCATTTAGGAAGCCAGTGATGTGGAAACCTTTTCAACAAGTCTTTAAATCTCTCCCAAGCTTcatacaaaattttcatatcGACTTGGCTGAAGGTTGTGACGCCATTCCTCATCTTTGCAGTTTTTGCTAGTGGAAAAAATTTAGCTAGGAATTTGCTAGCTAATTCATCCCAAGTAGTGATGGTACTTGCAAGGAGTGATGTTAGCCAATTCTTTGCTTTATCttttaaagaaaaagtaaaTAACCTTAATCTAATGGCGTCATTAGATATGCCATTGTGTTTGAATGTGTCACATATTTCCAAGAAATTTGTAATGTGAACATTTGAATTATCACTGGGTAATCCACAAAATTGGACAAAAGTTTGGATCATTTGACTTATGCtgacttaattttaaaattgttggctTGAACGGTCGGTCTTGTAATGCTTGAATTTGTGCTATTTGTTAATGGAACACCATATTCCCTCAATGTTGTATTCACTGCTTCGTTGTTCATGGTTGCTTGTTCTACtacttttctttctctccttaACCCACGAATAATGCGTTCAATTTCAAGATCAAATGGAACAATCTCAAGGTTTCTAGCACGTCACATACACAATTAAAGCATAACACCTAgttcaacaaaaatatagaaaataataacacgtaagcaataagaagaaaaaaatttaaattgaaatcaaataaaatggaaggtaagaaataaataaaaaaattaaataccacaatataaaataaaaatattaaacgtaatattaaaatacaactagaatatttaattttagtaaataGTGTAgccaaatttaaataatagtttTGGATCTaaatgcaataataataataattaaaacataattatatGCAAGTTATGCAACGTCGCAGagatataaaacaaatataacaattaataaacaAACAACTAGAATAACTTAGATGACTAGAGTGTGTAGTTGTTAACTATGATGTTTTAGGTTCAAGCTCTCTTTCTAGcatctctaaattttttttttcacactttattttaataaacaaacaaagtataaaatataattgaatattataatgacaaaagaaaaaaaattgcaactaaTAGTAAATCAAACAGCTTaacaagatataaaaaaaaaaaatagatataaatttctttttttttttacaattttttttaatttactattaTGGGTTATGATGGAGAAAAATAAGTGTGCCAATTTAGGTGAGTATAGTTGATGGTGGCCAAGATGATGGAGTGGGTTGCTAAGGttttactttatatataaattttttatatatttttttgttgcttttttaaaatcaaatatataacaataaaaatggaagatgaaacacacaaacacaaaaaaataatagtaaattAACTAGAATGAGAATTGATAAATGGAATCTAAATAGTAGCTAATGGaacaagaaatactaaaaatacaacatatatactaacacatacacaaaagataaaatatgcaaaattaaaagaaatattaatacaGAATAAAATAGGTTTAAATTAACAAATGAGTTATTTGATAGTGATATTATCAACTGTTAATCCCCAGCAACGGTGCCAAAAACTTAATGGCGATTTTTCGCAAGTGTACGGATCGCACAAGTAATAAAATAGTGAGTagaatatcgttcccacgagaaTTGAGTGATAATTACTAGAATTATATTAatccaaatgttatttaaacaattgGTTAAGgggaattaatttaagaaaataaaataataacatagaAAGTAAATATGGAGAATTTCAAGATTTGGAGAGCACTAGGATATTTCAATTTCACCTAATTaacctaatttaatttaaatggttgataatataaatttaattagtcATGTAATGATAATTAACCatacaagtcaaatttttactttaattccaattttattcttgtggtgtttattatctagatcaagttataaatttttctttttgatctaaatctatatcaacatatcaatcaaatattgactaagtatttgatagcattaagcataataataaacacttgtatgaataaagaaatcaatccatgaaaatcaaattatcataattagactacatcaaaacaccctaattatagagtttagttcatattacaaatgatagaatccataacaaaacaaataaacataaatatagaatttaaaggagatggaagaagagaataaaactcttttgatATGTAggatttttttctccaaaaatgttgttaccaattcttgaagaaaatacaagaattcTTCCACCAAGAATGCTCCAATTCTCTAATCCTTCAAACTCTCTCACCTCCAACTCCCCATTTTTCTAGCATTCCTTCTCAATTTATACtcctaaatttcttattttccttaattttttccttaaaacATGGGATACCCTACCTCCATAATTTCCTCTTCCATGTTTTCCTCTTTCATGTATTCCTCTCCATGTTTCATGCCACCCATGTTCACTCAAAAGGTTAGTTCCCATgttcaatacaaaataatccctcaaaatatcaaaaattacaatttagagatttttgtaAGATATGAGCTTAATTTGATTAAACTTTTAGGCTAGGCTGCTTTGGTCCAATTGGGCCTAATTCTTCATGAAATAGGTAGTGCAAATAACCCTTAAAAGGCCTCTTAATCTATCCCCAAATCAGCccaacttggagaaaatggaatgaaaaattcataggTAATACTGAATTTTTGACAACTTTGACCTTCTGTCACTCCAACAGCCATAACTTTATGTAAAAAATTCAGATTTAATCACCGTTTGAAGTGTAGAAAAGTAGATATATAGAGAtctcacatatatttttttcataattttttgacattccaattggtacagattttatttttaattggatCCTTAAGTAGCGAAAATCCACAACTTTTGctcttctttctcacttttccttcaaatcctgtcaacatgataaattacctaaaattaatatagaaaacatatataggCACAAgaattaaacataaaatcaaGTGATAAtggtatagaaaatatgtagaaaATATTAGCACATCAATAGACATAAACTTAAATGAAAACATTCCCAAACTTTTCTCGATTAACAATAGAAGCTAAAATAAGTGCTTACATCAAATCCAAGATATTAAATCCATTAGGGCTTAACTATCCACAAATCTCAAAACAGAATTGAGTTCAATCATAACAAAATGAAATAGTCTTTTCCCTATACTAAAAATATTCCCAAAGATCTTTTAGTATAGGGATATAGAACTTGCATCCACAATGAAGAGAGAGATTAAGAACTTGCAATTGAAAGATAAAAGGGATATAGAACTTGCAtatgaaaggaaaaagagaagtaAGAACTTGCATCCACAATGGAGAGAAAGATTAAGAGCTTGCAATTGAAAGAGAATGGATATAGAACTTGCATCAGGATAAAGGGGAACAAGAACTTGCGAAGAAGATTAAGAACTTGCCTCTGAAAGAAAAGAGGAGTAAGAACTTGCAAAGGAGATTAATAACTTACCTTAGATGGATATAATATCATGAACCGTGCCAAGAACAGAGTCGATGAAGGAAAAAGATGGTGGAATCGAGCTGCtagaaaagaaagcaaaaacGCTAGAACTTGCACCACCTCCAAGGGCTTTGAAAaccagagagaaagagagaatgagagaaaacaCCAATGCCCTATGGCTTATACCCTCACCCTTCTTATAGCCTTCGAAAACTAGGGTaagaaaggagaaggagaatagaagaagacgAATCCTTTTTACATCAAGACTCATAATCTACTtctccttttttatttatacttatATGAACCATGAAATAACccctttttattaatataatatatcatataaccCTTTTCCCTTCAAATCccaattcaattttgaattttcaacatAAATTATAATTCCATCTTACTTTGACGttttaacataaatcataatcccatcttcttttgacttttctatattattatcacttcatttatatttatttatttattattattttttaacttttcaaacaTCACACATAATTCCTCAAAAGCATTGAccaattaataacaaaatgaCACATACACAATAATAATGACTAAACAACCTAGACCCACCAATGGTTCATTACAAGGATGGTCTAGAAGAAGATTCTGCAAGGCAGAAAGAAGATTAGAAGGCACTCAAGGATTTCTCCTGCACAAgtcctccgatgcttaagttagaaaATGGCATGGTGTTGTGAGGATGCAAGAAAAATGTATGCAAGCATGTGATTATGAGTTGCTAGGGAGAAAGAGGTTTCTCTAGGGCAATATGGGGATGTTAAAAGTGAAAAgtcaaaaaaagaaaggtaAAAAACACAAAGGGTCGGAGGGTATTTATACCCTTTGGTTCTTGATAGGGACATGTGGCACACGTGCACGAGGGACACATTGTTGTTTAGGCTGCAAGATGCAATATTGTCTTGGTTGCACATGGTGTTGCCCAGAGGTTAAACTCAAAAAAGGCATTGGTAAGAAACCTTCCTGGAGGAAAGAGATCATGTTTTAGGCAGGCTACGTTGTCTGGGATAATGTAGGGAAAAGTTACTTAGGAGAAGGTTCTCTCTTGTTCTTCCTAGGAGAATGGCTCGATCAGGTGGATTGTGACATGTAGTATGCCTCTCCAGGAGAATTCCTTATTGTTATCTAGGAGGACTTGCTTGTTGGTCCTTTAGGATAACTTCTTCTCCTAGGAGAAGTTCATTCTCTAGGAGAAAGCCCCCCCCGGGAGGATAGGCTACAACAATGGTTCCCCATTCTTATCTTTGACTGAAA
The sequence above is a segment of the Diospyros lotus cultivar Yz01 chromosome 7, ASM1463336v1, whole genome shotgun sequence genome. Coding sequences within it:
- the LOC127806626 gene encoding uncharacterized protein LOC127806626 isoform X2 encodes the protein MNRSFRAEESQMQGSMTRRLPIGGLRTSTMKEKEDELALFLEMRRREKERNDLLLQNSEELDAPLGLGPGTSPLFNIASSTPARKTGADDFLNSDNDKNDYDWLLTPPGTPLFPSLEMESQKTVMSQIGTPKARPTALKSRLANPQPELPGRSNLASRQPTSSPGLNTSSTGVRRPSSSGGSRPSTPTGRPTSASAIKPTVAITKSTSASISKPTTTTVSKPSRSSTPTSRATLPSRSSTPTSRATVSSTKPTAPARSSTPVSRSTARSSTPTSRPTLPASRPTSNTARSSTPTSRPTLPSRAATPTRRAAAVPTLASSSALPVKSSSLVVKSGPATAAKPVPPRTSSPTVKSRPWKPSEMPGFSLDAPPNLRTSLPDRPLSATRGRPGAPTARSSSVEPVSNGRVRRQSCSPSRGRPPNGIIHNSGSSVPAVSRIHAKANDNVSPVLIGTKMVERVINMRKLAPPKQDDKHSPHSNLSGKSSSPDSSGFGRTLSKKSLDMAIRHMDIRRSVPGNLRPLMTNIPASSMYSVRSGPARSRTISVSDSPLATSSNASSEVSVNNGLCVDASIDDDINSDKGARSPASVRGR
- the LOC127806626 gene encoding uncharacterized protein LOC127806626 isoform X1; amino-acid sequence: MNRSFRAEESQMQGSMTRRLPIGGLRTSTMKEKEDELALFLEMRRREKERNDLLLQNSEELDAPLGLGPGTSPLFNIASSTPARKTGADDFLNSDNDKNDYDWLLTPPGTPLFPSLEMESQKTVMSQIGTPKARPTALKSRVRLANPQPELPGRSNLASRQPTSSPGLNTSSTGVRRPSSSGGSRPSTPTGRPTSASAIKPTVAITKSTSASISKPTTTTVSKPSRSSTPTSRATLPSRSSTPTSRATVSSTKPTAPARSSTPVSRSTARSSTPTSRPTLPASRPTSNTARSSTPTSRPTLPSRAATPTRRAAAVPTLASSSALPVKSSSLVVKSGPATAAKPVPPRTSSPTVKSRPWKPSEMPGFSLDAPPNLRTSLPDRPLSATRGRPGAPTARSSSVEPVSNGRVRRQSCSPSRGRPPNGIIHNSGSSVPAVSRIHAKANDNVSPVLIGTKMVERVINMRKLAPPKQDDKHSPHSNLSGKSSSPDSSGFGRTLSKKSLDMAIRHMDIRRSVPGNLRPLMTNIPASSMYSVRSGPARSRTISVSDSPLATSSNASSEVSVNNGLCVDASIDDDINSDKGARSPASVRGR
- the LOC127806626 gene encoding uncharacterized protein LOC127806626 isoform X3, with protein sequence MESQKTVMSQIGTPKARPTALKSRVRLANPQPELPGRSNLASRQPTSSPGLNTSSTGVRRPSSSGGSRPSTPTGRPTSASAIKPTVAITKSTSASISKPTTTTVSKPSRSSTPTSRATLPSRSSTPTSRATVSSTKPTAPARSSTPVSRSTARSSTPTSRPTLPASRPTSNTARSSTPTSRPTLPSRAATPTRRAAAVPTLASSSALPVKSSSLVVKSGPATAAKPVPPRTSSPTVKSRPWKPSEMPGFSLDAPPNLRTSLPDRPLSATRGRPGAPTARSSSVEPVSNGRVRRQSCSPSRGRPPNGIIHNSGSSVPAVSRIHAKANDNVSPVLIGTKMVERVINMRKLAPPKQDDKHSPHSNLSGKSSSPDSSGFGRTLSKKSLDMAIRHMDIRRSVPGNLRPLMTNIPASSMYSVRSGPARSRTISVSDSPLATSSNASSEVSVNNGLCVDASIDDDINSDKGARSPASVRGR